A genomic stretch from Thermovirga sp. includes:
- a CDS encoding dicarboxylate/amino acid:cation symporter, whose amino-acid sequence MAERKKIPLVWKIAIGFVAGILAGMAFGERISIVAPVGTIFIALLQMLVVPLVFSSLVVGTASIGDPLSLGRVGVKTLALYLITTAVAIAIGLLLGNVINPGVGMGLGADLSAFQVPTPPKIGQVIIDLFPRNPVASMAQANMLQIIVFAIFLGMAAIFAGERGKPLINVMDSVAETMYKLTGMVMQVAPYGVFALIATTVAKYGISVMAPFGKVIFAVYLGCFLHAAIVYSGLLSIWAQFSPLRFFKGVREATIMAFVTRSSGATLPVNMRVTQENLGVSEKIASFVLPLGATINMDGTALYQGVCALFVAQA is encoded by the coding sequence TTGGCTGAAAGGAAGAAAATCCCCCTGGTCTGGAAAATTGCGATCGGTTTTGTGGCCGGCATTCTCGCCGGAATGGCCTTCGGCGAAAGGATCTCTATCGTCGCTCCTGTAGGCACCATCTTCATAGCGCTGCTGCAGATGCTCGTCGTTCCCCTGGTCTTCTCGAGCCTCGTGGTGGGCACTGCTTCCATCGGTGACCCCCTCTCCCTGGGCAGGGTGGGCGTCAAGACCCTGGCCCTTTACCTGATCACCACCGCTGTAGCCATCGCCATCGGGCTCCTCCTGGGCAATGTCATCAATCCAGGCGTCGGGATGGGCCTGGGGGCCGATCTCTCGGCATTCCAGGTCCCGACCCCCCCGAAGATCGGCCAGGTCATCATAGATCTTTTCCCGAGGAACCCCGTGGCTTCTATGGCACAGGCCAACATGCTCCAGATAATCGTATTCGCCATCTTCCTGGGAATGGCCGCTATTTTCGCCGGAGAGAGGGGCAAACCACTCATCAACGTGATGGACTCCGTGGCTGAGACCATGTACAAGTTGACGGGGATGGTCATGCAGGTGGCTCCCTACGGCGTTTTCGCCTTGATCGCCACAACGGTGGCGAAGTACGGGATATCGGTGATGGCGCCCTTCGGAAAGGTCATTTTCGCTGTCTACCTCGGATGCTTCCTGCACGCGGCCATCGTCTACTCGGGGCTTCTCTCAATCTGGGCCCAGTTCTCCCCCCTGCGCTTCTTTAAAGGAGTGCGGGAGGCAACGATCATGGCCTTCGTGACCCGCTCCAGCGGGGCGACGCTCCCGGTCAACATGAGGGTGACCCAGGAGAACCTGGGGGTCTCCGAGAAGATAGCCTCCTTCGTGCTTCCCCTGGGAGCCACCATCAACATGGACGGCACCGCCCTATACCAGGGCGTCTGCGCCCTTTTCGTGGCCCAGGCCTT